A stretch of Roseibium porphyridii DNA encodes these proteins:
- the cpaB gene encoding Flp pilus assembly protein CpaB — MKLARIFVLAIAVVAGFIAFRLVMSSGGESEPQIVQEPVSEKNSKVLVAAKDISLGGKLTEEDLSWADWPEDTVPLGAVTEKSNPSADTEYQGRIARVPIFAGEPVRPERLINTDKGFMAAILPKGKRAIAVSVEAETTAGGFILPGDKVDVILTRSSDAGGALSETILENIRVLAIDSTTAGEQDQKNLSPKKTATLELTLAESEIVAQSQQVGTIDLALRSAQDSADDAEADNSRRRGVSYVKYGVTSQAGAQ, encoded by the coding sequence ATGAAACTGGCACGCATATTTGTTTTGGCAATCGCTGTGGTTGCCGGCTTCATCGCTTTCCGCTTGGTCATGTCCTCCGGCGGCGAGAGTGAGCCGCAAATCGTTCAAGAACCTGTTTCAGAAAAGAATTCCAAGGTTCTGGTAGCGGCAAAGGACATAAGCCTTGGCGGAAAGCTAACGGAAGAAGATCTTTCGTGGGCCGATTGGCCAGAAGACACGGTTCCACTTGGGGCCGTGACCGAAAAATCGAATCCTTCCGCTGATACCGAGTATCAAGGCCGAATCGCGCGAGTGCCGATTTTTGCAGGGGAACCTGTTCGCCCAGAGCGATTGATCAATACGGATAAAGGTTTCATGGCAGCGATCCTCCCGAAAGGAAAGAGAGCAATCGCTGTCAGTGTGGAAGCTGAAACCACCGCAGGTGGGTTCATCTTACCAGGTGACAAAGTAGACGTCATTCTGACGCGATCGTCGGACGCTGGTGGTGCACTTAGTGAGACAATTCTAGAAAATATCAGAGTTCTGGCCATCGACAGCACAACTGCAGGCGAACAAGACCAAAAAAATCTTTCGCCAAAGAAAACGGCAACTCTCGAATTAACTCTGGCTGAATCGGAAATCGTAGCTCAATCGCAGCAGGTCGGGACGATAGATCTGGCGCTGCGGAGCGCCCAAGATTCGGCAGATGATGCGGAAGCGGACAATTCCCGACGTCGCGGTGTCAGCTACGTCAAATACGGCGTAACGAGCCAGGCAGGTGCGCAATGA
- a CDS encoding A24 family peptidase: MIQAAVLVIFPMLVAFGGISDLLTMTIQNRVAILLVAGFCILALATGLPMQAWGLHALGMAVFFVPCFVFFAFNWMGGGDVKFISAIALWIGFTPELAAFAVLVAIYGMVLTVGMLLMRQKLIVPTLLFQQDWFLRLHDSKSGIPYGVAIAIAGLQIYSHTAWFQLIG; the protein is encoded by the coding sequence ATGATCCAAGCAGCTGTTCTAGTGATTTTCCCGATGTTGGTTGCCTTTGGAGGCATCTCGGATCTGTTGACCATGACGATCCAGAACCGTGTCGCTATTCTTCTTGTCGCCGGGTTTTGCATTCTGGCGCTTGCGACGGGGCTTCCCATGCAGGCCTGGGGTTTGCATGCGCTGGGAATGGCAGTGTTTTTCGTCCCTTGTTTTGTGTTTTTCGCATTTAACTGGATGGGTGGTGGCGACGTGAAGTTCATAAGTGCCATTGCACTTTGGATCGGATTTACGCCTGAGCTTGCCGCCTTCGCCGTGCTTGTCGCCATATACGGGATGGTGTTGACTGTCGGTATGTTGCTGATGCGGCAAAAGCTGATCGTGCCGACACTTCTGTTTCAGCAAGACTGGTTTTTGCGTTTGCATGACAGCAAAAGCGGAATCCCTTACGGTGTTGCCATTGCGATAGCTGGTTTGCAAATCTATTCGCACACAGCTTGGTTCCAGCTGATCGGCTAA
- a CDS encoding Flp family type IVb pilin has product MKSLINRFVKDESGATAIEYGLIAGLLSIIILAAVTATGTSLSAIFTSISTTLKTADTAIK; this is encoded by the coding sequence ATGAAATCTCTTATCAACCGTTTCGTAAAAGACGAATCTGGCGCAACTGCTATTGAATACGGCCTGATTGCTGGCCTGCTGTCCATCATCATTCTCGCTGCTGTGACTGCAACCGGTACGTCTTTGTCCGCTATCTTCACGTCCATCTCGACAACTCTGAAGACTGCTGACACCGCCATCAAGTAA
- a CDS encoding pilus assembly protein N-terminal domain-containing protein: MFKKLIKWTSLFAFVFQAGVAIAQDGPVMVTVDRAKVFRIDDGASAVIVGNPFIADVSMFDQNTVVITGKSYGTTNLVILDENNKPIVDEIITVRASEEGVVSVYKKSSRMTLSCSPTCEPTLRLGDNNDAFKQTAEQATARNELAVQAAGGGS, from the coding sequence ATGTTTAAGAAGCTGATCAAATGGACGAGCCTGTTCGCATTTGTGTTTCAAGCTGGCGTCGCTATCGCCCAAGATGGGCCAGTCATGGTCACCGTCGACCGTGCAAAGGTCTTCCGCATTGACGATGGCGCATCTGCCGTTATCGTCGGAAATCCCTTCATTGCCGATGTTTCAATGTTTGACCAAAACACGGTCGTCATTACCGGTAAGAGTTACGGCACGACTAACCTTGTCATTCTCGACGAGAACAACAAGCCGATTGTTGACGAAATCATTACGGTTCGCGCGTCTGAAGAAGGTGTTGTCTCCGTTTACAAAAAATCCTCTCGCATGACGTTGTCCTGTAGTCCAACCTGCGAACCAACGCTTCGTCTCGGGGACAACAACGACGCCTTCAAGCAGACCGCCGAACAAGCAACCGCCCGCAACGAGCTCGCCGTTCAGGCGGCCGGCGGCGGGTCTTGA
- a CDS encoding TadE/TadG family type IV pilus assembly protein — translation MPRFRRRFFSIRKDESGATAIEFGLVAIPFFLILFGIVEVGLIHMVNRMLDNAVIEASRMIRTGQAQTSGFGADDFEGEICNALPAFLCSTERIVVVVDQIDSFSAAASTNDMYDADGDLVEDSSYTAEANNSGEIVMVNVVYRWPMITSLLSLNLADHGTERHLTSTLVFRNEPWE, via the coding sequence ATGCCACGTTTTAGGCGACGTTTCTTTTCTATCCGCAAAGACGAAAGCGGTGCGACAGCGATAGAGTTCGGTCTCGTCGCAATTCCGTTTTTTCTGATCCTGTTCGGAATTGTTGAAGTCGGTCTCATTCACATGGTGAACCGAATGCTGGACAATGCTGTCATCGAAGCGTCGAGAATGATCAGGACTGGCCAAGCGCAAACATCTGGTTTCGGCGCCGACGATTTCGAAGGTGAAATTTGCAACGCCCTGCCAGCCTTCCTTTGCAGCACAGAACGCATTGTCGTCGTTGTCGATCAGATTGACAGCTTTTCGGCCGCAGCTTCAACGAACGACATGTACGATGCCGATGGCGACCTCGTCGAAGATTCTAGCTACACCGCTGAAGCCAACAATTCTGGTGAAATTGTCATGGTGAATGTCGTGTACCGCTGGCCAATGATCACGTCCCTGCTGTCGCTTAACCTAGCTGACCATGGAACCGAACGTCATCTCACATCAACATTGGTGTTTCGAAATGAACCGTGGGAATAG
- a CDS encoding TadE/TadG family type IV pilus assembly protein has product MNARRPNPAQTIVSIWRRLQVDTRAVSAVEFALILPLMLIILIGMEEATGALNQDRKVSRIANSVTDLVAQAQTVDKNDLQGIMDLGEKILTPYPADTLDIVLASVTFDEDGDASVDWSLNKSGGEPWAPGAVPPVTLPGTVSVANTSIVVGQVSLTYTPTFAGIFTEVFDRDSAIDLGDTYYLRPRLTNTVACSDC; this is encoded by the coding sequence ATGAACGCTCGCAGGCCTAACCCTGCACAGACGATAGTCTCCATCTGGCGTAGGCTTCAGGTCGACACCCGTGCTGTTTCTGCAGTTGAGTTTGCTCTGATCCTCCCGTTGATGCTGATCATTCTAATCGGCATGGAGGAAGCTACGGGAGCCCTGAATCAGGACCGCAAAGTCAGCCGTATCGCAAACTCCGTTACCGACCTTGTCGCCCAAGCACAGACTGTCGACAAGAACGATCTTCAGGGCATTATGGATCTAGGCGAAAAGATCTTGACCCCCTACCCCGCTGATACTCTGGATATTGTGCTAGCGAGTGTTACCTTTGACGAAGACGGCGATGCCTCCGTTGACTGGAGTTTAAACAAGTCAGGCGGCGAACCATGGGCACCAGGAGCTGTGCCCCCGGTAACACTTCCGGGCACTGTCTCTGTCGCGAACACATCCATAGTCGTTGGACAAGTGAGCCTAACTTATACACCGACCTTTGCCGGAATCTTCACCGAGGTCTTTGACCGTGACTCTGCCATAGACCTAGGCGACACCTATTATCTACGGCCGCGTCTGACCAACACCGTTGCCTGTTCCGATTGTTGA
- a CDS encoding bifunctional enoyl-CoA hydratase/phosphate acetyltransferase — MATNKTYEQIEIGDTAEIVRECSSNDLLVFAHASGNRNPIHLPDTDWTGDGKIDKPMAPAMWVGGLASAVLGNILPGPGSVYKAQSFRFLGRAAVGDKLTVKVTATEKRPDNIVLFDMSVTREDGVRLVEGISEVRAPTETIEFDASEIPALLVQRHRHFNRMIELAKTLPALPTAVAAPDDPNSLEGALLAAREGLIDPVLIGARDRIETAANELNEDISQFELIDIEDESEAAGRAVEMVHEGRVKAVMKGHLHTDHLLKHVVKRDGGLRTKRRISHVFVMDIPGRKTPVLISDAAINISPDLNTKVDITQNAIDAARSLGLDTPRVGILSAIETVNPAIPSSLDAAVLSKMAERGQISGAVVDGPLAMDNAIDVQAARTKGITSLVAGHAEVLIVPNLESGNMLAKELTFIAHAEAAGLVIGAKVPVMLTSRADDGRARLASCALAMLYVHWQKNGLPAGMLDREEE, encoded by the coding sequence ATGGCGACAAACAAGACGTATGAACAGATCGAGATTGGTGATACGGCCGAGATTGTCCGGGAGTGTTCATCCAACGATCTCCTGGTTTTTGCCCACGCCTCGGGAAATCGCAATCCAATTCATTTACCCGATACCGATTGGACCGGAGACGGCAAGATCGACAAACCGATGGCCCCAGCCATGTGGGTTGGCGGCCTCGCGTCTGCCGTACTTGGCAACATTCTGCCCGGCCCAGGCAGCGTCTATAAGGCCCAGTCCTTCCGTTTCCTGGGTCGTGCGGCTGTCGGTGACAAACTGACCGTCAAAGTGACTGCCACCGAGAAACGGCCTGACAATATCGTTCTCTTTGACATGTCCGTCACCCGCGAAGACGGCGTCAGACTTGTTGAGGGTATTTCCGAAGTCCGCGCCCCGACGGAAACAATTGAATTCGATGCCAGCGAAATTCCTGCGCTTCTTGTCCAACGACATCGCCATTTCAATCGGATGATTGAGTTGGCCAAAACCCTGCCAGCCTTGCCGACCGCAGTCGCGGCGCCCGATGATCCGAACTCGCTGGAAGGTGCCCTCCTAGCTGCAAGGGAGGGGTTGATCGATCCTGTCTTGATCGGCGCAAGAGACCGGATTGAAACCGCAGCAAACGAACTGAATGAAGATATCAGCCAATTTGAGCTGATTGATATCGAAGACGAGTCTGAAGCGGCCGGACGCGCGGTAGAAATGGTTCATGAAGGGCGGGTCAAGGCGGTCATGAAAGGCCACCTTCACACCGATCACCTGCTGAAACATGTGGTCAAGCGAGACGGAGGCCTCAGAACCAAACGTCGGATCAGCCACGTATTTGTCATGGATATTCCAGGACGCAAAACGCCGGTGCTGATTTCGGACGCAGCGATCAACATTTCGCCTGACCTCAACACCAAGGTCGACATTACACAAAACGCGATTGATGCGGCGCGGTCGCTCGGTTTGGACACACCCCGTGTCGGCATTTTGTCCGCAATCGAAACCGTCAATCCCGCCATCCCTTCCAGCCTTGATGCAGCGGTTCTTTCAAAGATGGCCGAGCGAGGCCAAATCAGCGGGGCCGTTGTGGATGGTCCTCTCGCAATGGACAACGCAATCGATGTCCAGGCGGCACGGACAAAGGGTATCACCTCGCTGGTCGCCGGACACGCAGAAGTCCTGATCGTGCCTAATCTGGAATCCGGTAACATGCTGGCCAAGGAGCTCACATTCATCGCCCACGCAGAAGCCGCTGGCCTTGTCATAGGGGCAAAGGTTCCGGTCATGCTGACCAGTCGCGCGGATGACGGCCGTGCCCGCCTCGCATCCTGCGCGTTGGCAATGCTTTATGTGCATTGGCAGAAGAACGGCCTTCCAGCCGGAATGCTCGACCGCGAGGAAGAGTGA
- a CDS encoding acetate/propionate family kinase, with product MVPVILVLNSGSSSIKFSLYSGKCEQLKGQISGLGAEPHLALVSHASGLTIDRNLQDDEGTSHKTALAALLPILERELGGRPVDAVGHRVVHGGVYHTSPLKITDTVLQDLKALEPLAPLHQPHNLAGVEAARAAFPGALQTACFDTAFHRKHPWVNDTFALPRSLYDEGVRRYGFHGLSYEFICSHLKETRPDVFRGRVVVAHLGNGASMCAIRDGQSIGSTMGFTALDGLPMGTRCGQLDPGVVLYLLTTKGMSADAVSDLLYKNSGLKGLSGISQDMRRLSESTDPRAAEAIDYFVFRIRRELGAMAAVLNGLDTLVFTGGIGENAALIRKRVCAEQDWLGMLIDEARNKAREEDISAATSQIKVLVIPTNEEEMIRRHTETLLKAAL from the coding sequence GTGGTTCCGGTTATCCTCGTCCTGAATTCCGGTTCTTCTTCAATCAAGTTTTCGCTCTACTCTGGTAAGTGCGAGCAACTCAAAGGACAGATCTCGGGGTTGGGTGCCGAGCCTCATCTTGCGCTGGTATCTCATGCCTCCGGTCTGACAATTGACCGCAACCTTCAAGACGACGAAGGAACAAGCCACAAGACGGCGCTGGCTGCCCTCCTACCCATTCTTGAACGAGAGCTTGGTGGTCGTCCGGTTGACGCCGTTGGTCACCGGGTTGTCCATGGAGGCGTTTATCACACCAGCCCCTTGAAGATAACCGACACAGTTCTTCAGGATCTCAAGGCGCTCGAACCCTTGGCGCCGCTGCATCAACCTCACAACCTTGCCGGTGTGGAAGCCGCGCGCGCGGCATTTCCAGGCGCTTTGCAAACTGCATGTTTCGATACTGCCTTCCACCGCAAGCATCCGTGGGTCAACGATACATTCGCTCTTCCCAGATCTCTTTATGACGAAGGTGTCCGTCGATACGGGTTTCATGGGCTTTCCTATGAGTTCATCTGCAGTCATTTGAAGGAGACACGTCCAGACGTTTTCCGAGGCAGGGTTGTTGTCGCCCACTTGGGAAATGGCGCGTCCATGTGTGCCATCCGTGATGGCCAAAGCATCGGATCGACAATGGGCTTTACGGCACTGGACGGGTTACCGATGGGCACGCGATGCGGCCAACTCGACCCGGGCGTCGTCCTTTATCTTTTGACCACCAAAGGCATGAGCGCTGACGCAGTCTCAGATCTGCTCTACAAGAACTCCGGTCTCAAGGGCCTGTCCGGCATCAGCCAGGACATGCGCAGGTTAAGCGAAAGCACCGATCCGCGCGCCGCCGAGGCAATCGACTATTTCGTGTTTCGCATTCGGCGTGAACTTGGTGCCATGGCAGCAGTCCTGAACGGTCTGGACACGCTCGTATTCACAGGCGGAATCGGCGAAAACGCAGCGCTCATCCGGAAGCGTGTGTGTGCAGAGCAGGATTGGCTCGGCATGTTGATTGATGAGGCTCGAAACAAAGCGCGGGAAGAAGACATTTCCGCCGCCACTTCTCAGATCAAGGTACTGGTCATTCCAACCAATGAAGAAGAAATGATCCGTCGACACACGGAAACACTCTTGAAGGCGGCACTCTAA
- a CDS encoding phosphate/phosphite/phosphonate ABC transporter substrate-binding protein, with protein sequence MRFLPKAYVGIATWTGNAVGLIALIFLVFVFAGSTLAQESADLPDRLRLGVVVAGDENARDRVEPFRLALEDIADLPVDLFLMDTMGDAVEAIAEGRIDYARLSPSAYAAAYRLCSCIEPLVTAGPDDFPARFYAILVGKSGTEKISLADLKDVRLAVGGKNSSTGYRVPLANLAADGIDVRAHFSTLVEVQDPVDGIRALLDGRVQAALAWSTLAGEAKNGYTAGTLNDYYVSGGRGFKDLEIVWRSPPIPYSAHSLGKDLPDVLKRRLRAGLMDMRREDPGAYLAIEPDLPGGFEPVVHADYRPVVRTYEDAFASVLEPSGR encoded by the coding sequence TTGCGTTTTCTCCCAAAAGCTTATGTCGGAATTGCGACGTGGACAGGAAACGCCGTCGGGTTGATTGCACTTATTTTCCTTGTGTTTGTGTTTGCCGGTTCAACACTTGCTCAGGAAAGCGCTGACTTGCCGGATCGTCTTCGACTTGGTGTTGTGGTGGCCGGGGATGAGAACGCCAGGGACAGAGTTGAGCCGTTTCGGCTGGCGCTTGAAGATATTGCCGATCTGCCGGTTGACCTCTTTTTGATGGATACAATGGGTGACGCCGTAGAAGCTATAGCTGAAGGGCGAATTGACTACGCACGCCTGTCACCCTCCGCCTATGCGGCAGCATACAGGCTTTGCAGCTGCATTGAACCTCTCGTTACCGCTGGTCCGGATGACTTTCCAGCGCGTTTTTATGCCATCCTTGTCGGCAAAAGTGGTACCGAGAAAATATCGCTTGCGGACCTGAAAGACGTCCGTCTGGCCGTTGGTGGCAAGAACAGTTCAACGGGCTATCGCGTTCCCTTGGCGAACTTGGCGGCAGACGGTATCGACGTGAGGGCACATTTCAGCACGCTGGTGGAAGTTCAGGATCCCGTTGACGGTATTCGCGCGTTGCTGGATGGACGGGTACAGGCGGCACTCGCCTGGTCGACCCTGGCTGGAGAGGCAAAAAACGGCTACACGGCCGGAACGCTCAACGACTACTACGTGAGCGGCGGGCGCGGATTTAAGGATCTGGAGATTGTTTGGCGTTCGCCCCCCATTCCCTATTCCGCTCATAGTCTGGGAAAAGATCTGCCGGATGTGTTGAAACGCCGTTTGAGAGCTGGGTTGATGGATATGCGACGCGAGGACCCCGGCGCTTATCTTGCGATTGAACCCGACTTGCCAGGTGGCTTTGAGCCGGTTGTACATGCTGACTATCGCCCGGTGGTCCGCACTTACGAAGACGCCTTTGCAAGCGTGTTAGAACCGTCTGGCCGATAG